One region of Flavobacterium sp. GSB-24 genomic DNA includes:
- a CDS encoding DinB family protein, producing MLIETLKILFNRDLNKLKFEIESYEYENQMWTVNNDISNSGGNLCLHLIGNLNTYIGAEIGKTGYIRNRPLEFSLKDIPRSELIQKIEDTIIVVNNAFEVLTEEDLNAIYPQIVFEKEMTTGFFLVHLATHLAYHLGQINYHRRLI from the coding sequence ATGCTAATCGAAACACTAAAAATACTTTTCAATAGAGATTTAAATAAACTGAAATTTGAAATTGAATCGTATGAATACGAAAATCAAATGTGGACTGTTAATAACGACATTTCTAATTCTGGCGGTAATCTCTGTCTTCATTTAATAGGTAATTTGAATACTTACATTGGAGCAGAAATTGGAAAAACAGGATACATTAGAAATCGTCCGTTAGAATTTTCATTAAAAGACATTCCGAGATCAGAATTGATTCAGAAAATTGAAGATACTATCATAGTGGTAAATAATGCCTTTGAGGTTTTAACTGAAGAAGATTTGAATGCAATTTATCCACAAATTGTTTTTGAAAAAGAAATGACAACTGGATTTTTCTTAGTACATCTTGCGACACATCTTGCCTATCATTTAGGTCAAATTAATTACCATCGAAGATTGATTTGA
- a CDS encoding DUF1456 family protein has protein sequence MTNNDILKKLRVALMLRDDQIVEILELVDFRITKSELGAFFRAEDHPNYMECGDQVLRNFLNGLVIHLRGTKENPKNSNDVLAKHKAEIPKKETSKERPEFKAAPKDSEKYRGDQSSSKSGSSAGKPKKKAFPKGNGKPVVVEKVVFKNGKNKK, from the coding sequence ATGACAAATAACGATATACTTAAAAAACTTCGCGTGGCTTTGATGCTCCGTGATGATCAAATAGTTGAAATTTTAGAATTGGTAGATTTTAGAATTACAAAATCAGAATTAGGTGCTTTTTTTAGAGCAGAAGATCACCCAAATTACATGGAATGCGGCGATCAGGTTTTGCGTAATTTCTTAAACGGATTGGTAATTCATTTAAGAGGAACGAAAGAAAACCCTAAAAACTCAAATGACGTTTTGGCGAAACATAAGGCTGAAATTCCGAAGAAGGAAACGTCTAAAGAAAGACCAGAATTTAAAGCAGCTCCAAAAGATTCAGAAAAATACAGAGGAGATCAAAGTTCTTCAAAGTCAGGTTCATCAGCTGGAAAACCTAAAAAGAAAGCATTCCCAAAAGGAAATGGAAAACCAGTTGTTGTAGAAAAAGTAGTTTTCAAAAACGGTAAGAATAAAAAATAA
- a CDS encoding alpha/beta hydrolase-fold protein, whose amino-acid sequence MKRIFLAVLLLFALIGKAQSTASKNVSTFTIEAPQLHTSKKIWIYLPENYSKDIQKKYSVIYMHDAQNLFDAKTSFSGEWNIDEKLDSLKAPVIVVAIEHGNEKRIDELTPFKNEKYGGGNADNYLEFIVKILKPYIDKNYRTKTKPKNTILFGSSLGGLVSYYGALKYPDVFGKAGVFSPSFWFSNDIYTFTEKQSKIKTKIYFLCGDKESDDMVKDLTKMKRLLDTKRCYCLHLDKTKIVKNGEHNEKLWRDHFAEALIWLGY is encoded by the coding sequence ATGAAGAGGATTTTCCTAGCAGTTTTACTTCTATTTGCTCTTATCGGAAAAGCACAAAGTACAGCTTCAAAAAATGTATCGACTTTTACAATTGAGGCTCCTCAACTCCATACTTCAAAAAAAATCTGGATCTATCTTCCTGAAAACTATTCAAAAGACATTCAAAAAAAATACAGCGTTATTTACATGCATGATGCGCAAAATTTATTTGATGCTAAAACTTCTTTTTCTGGCGAATGGAATATCGATGAAAAATTAGACAGCTTAAAAGCTCCAGTAATTGTTGTGGCAATTGAACATGGAAATGAAAAACGCATCGATGAACTTACTCCTTTTAAAAACGAAAAATACGGCGGCGGAAACGCTGATAATTATTTAGAATTTATTGTAAAAATATTAAAACCGTATATCGACAAAAATTACAGAACCAAAACAAAACCTAAAAACACCATTCTTTTCGGAAGTTCGTTAGGCGGTTTGGTTTCTTATTACGGTGCTTTGAAATATCCAGACGTTTTTGGTAAAGCAGGTGTTTTTTCTCCCTCTTTTTGGTTTTCTAATGATATTTATACTTTCACAGAAAAACAATCCAAAATCAAAACTAAAATTTATTTTCTGTGCGGTGATAAAGAAAGTGACGATATGGTAAAAGATTTAACTAAAATGAAACGTTTACTAGATACCAAACGTTGTTACTGCCTTCATCTGGACAAAACCAAAATTGTAAAAAATGGTGAACACAATGAAAAACTTTGGCGCGATCATTTTGCTGAAGCTTTAATTTGGCTGGGTTATTAA
- the uvrB gene encoding excinuclease ABC subunit UvrB, which produces MKFQVSSEYSPKGDQPQAIQKLAQGVIDGEKYQTLLGVTGSGKTFTVANVIEEVQRPTLVLAHNKTLAAQLYSEFKQFFPNNAVEYFVSYYDYYQPEAFMPVTGVFIEKDLSINEELEKMRLSTTSSLLSGRRDVLVVASVSCLYGIGNPVEFKKNVIEVTRDQAISRTKLLHSLVQSLYARTEADFNPGNFRIKGDTVEVYPSYADDAYRIHFFGDEIEEIESFDVKTSQVIEKFKRLTIYPANMFVTSPEVLQGAIWEIQQDLVKQVDYFKEIGKHLEAKRLEERTNFDLEMIRELGYCSGIENYSRYLDGRQPGTRPFCLLDYFPSDYLMVVDESHVTVSQVHAMYGGDRSRKENLVEYGFRLPAAMDNRPLKFEEFEALQNQVIYVSATPADYELQKSDGIYVEQIIRPTGLIDPVIEVRPSLNQIDDLIEEIQVRCELDERVLVTTLTKRMAEELAKYLTKVSIRCRYIHSEVDTLERIEIMQDLRKGIFDVLIGVNLLREGLDLPEVSLVAILDADKEGFLRNHRSLTQTIGRAARNLNGKAILYADKITASMQRTIDETESRRTKQINFNVENNITPQALNKKIESAFTKNPLVEYELGHPIPVAAEPETAYLSKGELEKMIREKRKTMEKAAKELDFLQAAKLRDEIKKLQEQLA; this is translated from the coding sequence ATGAAATTTCAAGTTTCCTCAGAATATAGTCCAAAAGGAGATCAGCCTCAAGCCATACAGAAACTGGCACAAGGTGTAATCGACGGAGAAAAATATCAAACTTTATTGGGAGTTACAGGATCTGGTAAAACATTTACTGTGGCTAATGTAATTGAAGAAGTACAAAGACCTACTTTGGTTTTGGCACATAACAAAACCTTGGCCGCACAATTGTACTCTGAATTCAAGCAGTTTTTCCCAAACAATGCCGTTGAATATTTCGTTTCGTACTACGACTATTATCAGCCGGAAGCTTTTATGCCGGTAACTGGGGTTTTTATTGAAAAAGATTTATCTATCAATGAAGAATTGGAAAAAATGCGTTTGAGCACTACTTCTTCCCTCCTTTCTGGTCGTCGAGATGTTTTAGTAGTTGCCTCAGTTTCTTGTTTGTATGGTATTGGAAACCCTGTCGAATTTAAAAAGAACGTAATTGAGGTAACCAGAGATCAGGCTATTTCGAGAACGAAACTGCTTCACAGCCTTGTACAAAGTTTGTACGCCAGAACAGAAGCAGATTTTAACCCTGGAAATTTTAGAATAAAAGGTGACACGGTTGAAGTATATCCAAGTTATGCCGACGACGCTTACAGAATTCACTTTTTTGGAGATGAAATTGAGGAAATTGAATCTTTTGATGTTAAGACTTCACAAGTCATTGAAAAGTTCAAAAGACTGACTATCTATCCAGCAAACATGTTTGTGACTTCTCCAGAAGTATTACAAGGTGCAATTTGGGAAATTCAGCAGGATTTGGTTAAACAAGTTGATTACTTTAAAGAAATAGGCAAACATTTAGAAGCCAAACGTCTGGAAGAAAGAACCAATTTCGACTTAGAAATGATTCGGGAACTAGGTTACTGTTCTGGAATTGAAAATTATTCTCGTTACCTAGACGGCAGACAGCCTGGAACAAGACCTTTCTGCTTATTGGATTATTTCCCAAGTGATTATTTAATGGTTGTTGACGAAAGTCACGTTACCGTTTCGCAGGTTCATGCGATGTACGGAGGTGACCGCTCGCGTAAGGAAAACTTAGTAGAATATGGTTTCCGTTTACCTGCTGCAATGGACAACCGTCCTTTGAAATTTGAAGAATTTGAAGCTCTTCAAAATCAGGTAATTTACGTTTCTGCAACTCCTGCTGATTATGAATTACAAAAATCAGATGGTATTTATGTTGAACAGATTATTCGCCCGACTGGATTAATAGATCCTGTTATCGAAGTTAGACCAAGTTTAAATCAGATTGATGATTTAATTGAAGAAATTCAGGTTCGATGCGAATTAGACGAAAGGGTTTTAGTAACTACTCTAACCAAAAGAATGGCTGAAGAATTAGCCAAATATTTGACAAAAGTAAGCATTCGCTGTCGTTACATCCACTCTGAAGTCGACACTTTAGAGCGTATCGAAATCATGCAGGATTTGCGTAAAGGTATTTTTGATGTTTTAATTGGAGTAAACTTACTTCGTGAAGGTTTAGATTTACCCGAAGTTTCGCTTGTTGCTATTTTAGATGCCGATAAAGAAGGTTTCTTAAGAAATCACAGATCTTTAACTCAGACTATTGGTCGTGCGGCAAGAAACTTAAACGGAAAAGCAATTTTGTATGCCGATAAAATTACTGCCAGCATGCAGAGAACAATTGACGAAACTGAATCTCGAAGAACGAAACAGATTAATTTCAACGTTGAAAATAACATAACGCCTCAGGCTTTAAATAAAAAAATAGAAAGCGCTTTCACCAAAAATCCGTTGGTAGAATACGAATTAGGACATCCTATCCCTGTTGCTGCTGAACCTGAAACAGCTTATTTATCTAAAGGTGAATTGGAAAAAATGATTCGGGAAAAACGTAAAACAATGGAAAAAGCAGCTAAAGAATTAGACTTTTTACAAGCAGCTAAACTGAGAGACGAAATTAAAAAATTACAAGAACAGCTGGCTTAA
- a CDS encoding aminotransferase class I/II-fold pyridoxal phosphate-dependent enzyme, producing the protein MIVEQFPDRIIEIDQEQYLYFGGTAYLGLPTNKEFQDLVIHNIRTWGTTYGSSRTANVKLSAYDSGEKFLASHIGSENAVTVSSGMLAGKLVIDLMKKQTDCFFHFNDTHAAIRIENSLSLFENGKLNDRLLNPKSEKITILTDGVPSFETKPVDFSFLKEIPDHKEITLIVDESHSFGIIGKNGSGIFNSIQYPIKRKIMVSSLGKAFGLTGGLIAADAATINQIKEMEVFTSAAGMNPAFVQTISDASEIYAKQHQKLRDNLSYLDSILNESINIKFDKNYPLIYLLSNDLVEKLKQEKIIIASFKYTKDAEPLNRIVVTANHLKEDLDKLAGILNEFNSQF; encoded by the coding sequence ATGATAGTCGAACAATTCCCAGATCGAATTATTGAAATTGACCAAGAGCAATATTTGTATTTTGGCGGAACTGCCTATTTAGGTTTACCAACAAATAAAGAATTTCAAGATTTAGTAATCCACAACATTCGCACTTGGGGAACTACATACGGAAGCTCCAGAACTGCCAATGTCAAATTAAGTGCTTATGATAGCGGTGAAAAGTTTCTAGCATCGCATATTGGATCAGAAAATGCTGTCACGGTTTCCTCAGGAATGCTGGCTGGAAAATTGGTCATAGATTTAATGAAAAAACAAACGGATTGTTTCTTTCATTTTAATGATACACATGCTGCAATTAGAATTGAAAACAGTCTTTCCTTATTTGAAAATGGTAAATTAAATGATCGATTACTGAATCCGAAATCTGAAAAAATAACGATTCTAACGGATGGAGTTCCTTCTTTTGAAACAAAACCTGTTGATTTCTCTTTCTTGAAAGAAATCCCCGATCACAAAGAAATCACACTAATTGTTGATGAATCCCATTCTTTCGGAATTATTGGAAAAAATGGCTCAGGAATTTTCAATTCAATTCAATATCCAATTAAAAGAAAAATCATGGTTTCTTCTTTGGGGAAAGCTTTTGGTTTAACCGGAGGTCTTATTGCAGCCGATGCTGCCACTATCAACCAAATAAAAGAAATGGAAGTTTTTACAAGCGCAGCGGGAATGAATCCTGCTTTTGTTCAGACTATTTCTGATGCTTCCGAAATTTATGCTAAGCAGCATCAAAAACTTAGAGATAACTTAAGTTACTTAGATTCGATTTTAAACGAAAGCATCAATATTAAATTTGATAAAAACTATCCTTTAATTTATCTTCTATCAAATGATTTAGTAGAAAAACTAAAACAGGAAAAGATAATTATTGCCAGTTTTAAATACACAAAAGATGCCGAACCGCTCAATCGTATTGTAGTTACCGCTAATCATCTTAAAGAAGATTTGGACAAATTGGCTGGCATTTTAAATGAATTTAATTCTCAATTTTAA
- a CDS encoding GyrI-like domain-containing protein, producing MEVQIKTLAEKKLIGHSIEMSFIENKTFQLWSGFMPKRKEIKNVVNSNLYSLEVYPENHFDNFDPNDNFQKWAAVEVSDFDDHPTPMKTLIVPSGLYAVFLHLGPAAEAHKTYHYIFTEWLPNSEYVVDERPHFAIMDEKYKKDDPDSEEEIWIPIKNRN from the coding sequence ATGGAAGTACAAATTAAAACCTTAGCCGAAAAAAAACTTATCGGTCATTCTATTGAAATGTCTTTCATAGAAAATAAAACATTTCAACTGTGGAGTGGTTTTATGCCCAAAAGAAAAGAAATAAAAAATGTAGTAAATTCTAATTTATATTCTTTAGAGGTTTATCCTGAAAATCATTTTGATAATTTTGATCCTAATGACAATTTTCAAAAATGGGCGGCTGTAGAAGTATCAGATTTTGATGATCATCCTACACCAATGAAAACACTAATTGTGCCAAGTGGCTTATATGCCGTTTTTCTTCATTTAGGACCAGCAGCAGAAGCACATAAAACCTATCATTATATTTTCACAGAATGGCTTCCAAACTCCGAATATGTTGTAGATGAAAGACCTCATTTTGCAATTATGGACGAAAAATATAAAAAAGATGATCCTGATTCTGAAGAAGAAATCTGGATTCCCATAAAAAACAGAAATTGA
- a CDS encoding uroporphyrinogen decarboxylase, whose protein sequence is MAEYIGYLASVFIVGGFMLKNLRTIRFINMFGCICFVIYGIFLIDYRDFNKWLLPVIIPNAILAFVQIYYLTLKDDKS, encoded by the coding sequence ATGGCAGAATATATTGGTTATCTCGCATCAGTATTTATTGTTGGCGGTTTCATGCTAAAAAACCTTAGAACCATCCGTTTCATTAATATGTTTGGATGCATTTGTTTTGTAATCTATGGCATTTTTTTAATCGACTACCGTGATTTTAACAAATGGCTTTTACCCGTTATTATTCCTAATGCCATTTTAGCATTTGTCCAAATTTATTATCTCACTTTGAAAGATGATAAATCGTAA
- a CDS encoding TerB family tellurite resistance protein, whose product MNTEAEKRSLLLEMIMFATVDGHLHKRELEFLRLVALELNISEEEFQDLFHQETKGIPIKSEMQRINQFYRLALLMHCDGVLHEREFKAIQQIALEMGLNPSAVKRVLEMMKKAPKTVINPTVVLQVFQEQHN is encoded by the coding sequence ATGAATACAGAAGCAGAAAAAAGAAGTTTACTTTTAGAAATGATTATGTTCGCTACTGTCGATGGACATTTGCATAAACGTGAGCTTGAATTTTTAAGACTTGTGGCCTTGGAATTGAATATTAGCGAAGAAGAATTTCAAGATTTATTTCATCAGGAAACCAAAGGGATTCCTATCAAATCTGAAATGCAGCGTATCAACCAATTTTATAGATTGGCTTTATTAATGCATTGCGATGGTGTTTTACACGAAAGGGAATTCAAAGCAATTCAGCAGATTGCACTAGAAATGGGACTAAATCCATCTGCTGTAAAACGTGTTTTGGAAATGATGAAAAAAGCCCCCAAAACCGTCATTAATCCGACTGTAGTTTTACAAGTTTTTCAAGAACAGCATAATTAA
- the rlmF gene encoding 23S rRNA (adenine(1618)-N(6))-methyltransferase RlmF — protein MKAENNSQKDNLHPKNLHRSRYDFELLISNCPELKAFVSINKHGIETVDFSNPLAVKTLNKALLQTYYDIQNWDIPKNYLCPPIPGRADYIHYIADLLAETHNNQIPETSNILGLDIGTGANLIYPILGNSIYNWSFVATDIDQKAIENCSKIIEANPKLIEAISLQQQTESRFIFKNIITPEDRFTFTMCNPPFHASAEEANKSTSRKVSNLNPKEKRNTNPVLNFGGQNAELWCNGGEIGFITQMIYESAKYASQVLWFTTLVSKKENLSSIYKILKKVNAVSVKTIEMSQGQKNSRIVAWSFITDVQQQKRFF, from the coding sequence ATGAAAGCAGAAAACAATTCACAAAAAGACAATTTACATCCAAAAAACCTTCATCGTTCACGATATGATTTTGAACTTCTTATTTCAAATTGTCCCGAATTAAAAGCTTTCGTTTCCATCAACAAACACGGAATTGAAACTGTCGATTTCAGTAATCCGCTTGCTGTAAAAACTTTAAATAAAGCATTACTGCAGACATATTACGATATTCAAAACTGGGATATTCCGAAAAATTACCTTTGTCCGCCAATTCCCGGACGCGCAGATTACATTCATTACATTGCTGATTTATTGGCAGAAACCCATAACAATCAAATTCCAGAAACATCCAACATATTAGGTTTAGATATCGGAACAGGTGCAAATCTAATCTATCCGATATTAGGAAATTCGATTTACAATTGGAGTTTTGTAGCAACAGATATTGATCAAAAAGCTATCGAAAACTGCAGTAAAATCATTGAAGCAAACCCAAAACTAATTGAAGCTATAAGTCTGCAGCAGCAAACAGAATCTCGTTTTATATTTAAAAATATTATAACGCCGGAAGATCGATTTACATTTACAATGTGCAATCCGCCTTTTCATGCCTCTGCAGAAGAAGCGAATAAAAGTACCTCTAGAAAAGTTTCCAATCTAAATCCCAAAGAAAAAAGAAACACAAATCCTGTTTTAAATTTTGGAGGTCAAAATGCCGAATTATGGTGCAACGGCGGCGAAATCGGTTTTATAACCCAAATGATTTATGAAAGTGCTAAATATGCATCACAGGTTTTATGGTTTACCACTTTGGTTTCTAAAAAAGAAAATCTTTCTTCTATTTATAAAATTCTGAAAAAAGTAAATGCCGTTTCTGTAAAAACAATTGAAATGTCACAAGGGCAAAAAAACAGCCGTATTGTGGCGTGGAGTTTTATAACGGATGTTCAGCAGCAAAAACGTTTCTTTTAA
- a CDS encoding dipeptide epimerase, whose amino-acid sequence MKLILREYNLKLKHTFTISRESIDFQPSLIVELQSDGFSGFGEATSNPYYNTTVPMMMQDLEKIRSIIESTENETPEVFWAKIHPYLKDDMFALCALDLAYNDLYARKKGKKLYELWNYTTERNPMTDYTIGIASIDKMVSKMQELPWPIYKIKLGTKEDIEIVKELRKHTNAVFRIDANCGWGVEETINNAVELKKLGVEFLEQPMKADNWEGHKEVFKHSVLPVIADESCIIEEDVAKCFNHFHGVNVKLVKCGGLTPGKRMIEEAKKLGLKTMVGCMTESTVGISAIAHLLPQLDYVDMDGALLLAEDIATGVTIKDGVVSYSDLNGTGVTLL is encoded by the coding sequence ATGAAATTAATTTTAAGAGAATACAATCTCAAACTAAAACATACTTTCACGATTTCAAGAGAATCAATTGATTTTCAGCCTTCATTAATTGTAGAATTACAAAGCGATGGTTTTTCTGGTTTTGGAGAAGCAACTTCTAATCCGTATTACAATACAACGGTTCCGATGATGATGCAGGATTTAGAAAAAATTAGAAGCATTATTGAAAGTACAGAAAATGAAACTCCGGAGGTATTTTGGGCAAAAATCCATCCATATTTAAAAGATGACATGTTTGCTTTGTGCGCTTTAGATTTGGCTTATAATGATTTGTATGCCAGAAAAAAAGGTAAAAAGTTATACGAATTATGGAACTACACAACCGAAAGAAACCCGATGACAGATTATACTATCGGAATTGCTTCTATCGACAAAATGGTTTCAAAAATGCAGGAACTTCCTTGGCCGATTTATAAAATTAAACTCGGAACAAAAGAAGATATTGAAATTGTAAAAGAACTACGAAAACATACCAATGCCGTTTTTAGAATTGATGCCAACTGCGGCTGGGGAGTTGAGGAAACAATCAACAATGCGGTTGAATTAAAAAAACTAGGGGTCGAATTTCTAGAACAGCCCATGAAAGCTGATAATTGGGAAGGACATAAAGAAGTTTTTAAACATTCTGTTCTTCCTGTAATTGCAGACGAAAGTTGTATTATTGAAGAAGATGTTGCAAAGTGCTTCAATCATTTTCATGGCGTGAACGTTAAATTGGTAAAATGCGGCGGCCTAACTCCTGGAAAACGCATGATCGAAGAAGCTAAAAAATTGGGATTAAAAACCATGGTAGGCTGCATGACCGAATCTACTGTTGGAATTTCTGCAATCGCACATTTACTGCCTCAATTGGATTATGTGGATATGGATGGCGCACTTCTTTTGGCTGAAGATATTGCAACCGGCGTCACTATAAAAGACGGTGTTGTAAGTTATTCTGATCTTAACGGAACTGGAGTTACACTTTTATAA
- a CDS encoding thiamine diphosphokinase, which produces MSSHHIVRDDQEPALIIANGAACDPELLGQLLEWSPLVIVLDSAIERVIELGIKVDVLLGDFDRGFDPEIYKTSQFPIEIVHTPDQDKTDLEKAFDYLVDRKIPAVNVVWATGRRADHTITNLTNIVRYRNLLKIVILDDHSKIFLLPSKFEKWYTAKTPISLIPIGVVNGINSSNLKYELNNDTLTMGYRTGSSNSVEKDGIVTITHREGDLLLMECFD; this is translated from the coding sequence ATGTCATCACACCATATAGTTCGAGACGATCAGGAACCTGCTTTAATAATTGCAAATGGAGCCGCCTGCGATCCTGAATTATTAGGACAATTGTTAGAATGGTCTCCACTTGTAATTGTTTTAGATTCTGCTATAGAAAGAGTGATTGAATTAGGTATAAAAGTCGATGTTCTACTAGGCGATTTTGATCGTGGTTTTGATCCTGAAATTTACAAAACTTCTCAATTTCCTATCGAAATCGTTCATACGCCAGATCAAGACAAAACAGATTTGGAGAAAGCATTTGATTATCTTGTCGATAGAAAAATTCCTGCTGTAAATGTTGTTTGGGCAACTGGCAGACGTGCCGATCATACGATTACCAATCTTACCAATATAGTTCGTTACCGTAATTTACTTAAAATTGTAATTCTCGACGATCATTCAAAAATATTCCTTTTGCCATCAAAATTCGAAAAATGGTATACGGCAAAAACTCCAATTTCCCTTATCCCTATTGGAGTTGTAAACGGAATTAATTCCAGCAATTTAAAATACGAATTGAACAACGACACCCTCACAATGGGTTACCGAACCGGCAGCAGTAATTCTGTCGAAAAAGATGGCATCGTAACCATAACACATCGCGAAGGTGATCTGCTTTTGATGGAGTGTTTTGATTAG
- a CDS encoding DUF4249 domain-containing protein — protein sequence MKKVILLIVFFISFFFTSCEEVVDVDLDTAPPKLVIEAAINWEKGTTGNEQTIRLTTTTGYFENTIPTVSGAIVYITNSHNEQFNFIEVKKTGQYVCINFKPVIDEQYTLTVISRGSRYIANETLKSVAPITRIDQNNEGGFTGKDIEIKAFYNDPADADNYYLYKYVYPNKVKSTYYVDEDKFFNGNEFFSLSDDDDLEIGNEIEITHSGISKQYFNYMSILVSIAGSNFGGPFQSPPATVKGNIVNVTTKENYPLGYFSLCETYTVKYKITSK from the coding sequence ATGAAAAAAGTAATATTATTAATCGTGTTTTTTATATCCTTTTTCTTCACAAGTTGTGAAGAAGTGGTTGATGTTGATTTAGATACAGCGCCTCCAAAATTAGTAATAGAAGCTGCCATTAATTGGGAAAAAGGAACAACAGGAAATGAACAGACAATTAGATTAACTACAACAACTGGTTATTTTGAAAACACAATCCCAACGGTTTCTGGTGCAATTGTCTATATAACAAATAGTCATAACGAACAATTTAATTTTATAGAAGTTAAAAAAACAGGCCAATATGTATGCATTAATTTTAAGCCAGTTATCGACGAACAATACACCTTAACTGTAATTAGCAGAGGCAGTAGATATATCGCAAATGAAACCTTAAAATCAGTAGCACCCATTACCCGAATAGATCAAAATAATGAAGGCGGTTTTACAGGAAAAGATATTGAAATAAAAGCGTTTTATAATGATCCTGCCGATGCAGATAATTATTATTTATACAAATATGTTTACCCTAATAAAGTCAAATCAACTTACTATGTAGATGAGGATAAATTTTTCAACGGTAATGAATTTTTCAGTCTTTCTGATGATGATGATTTAGAAATTGGAAATGAAATTGAAATCACACATTCTGGAATCTCAAAACAATACTTTAATTATATGAGTATTTTAGTAAGTATTGCTGGTAGTAATTTTGGAGGTCCATTTCAGTCTCCTCCGGCAACTGTAAAAGGAAATATTGTCAATGTAACTACTAAAGAAAATTATCCTTTAGGCTATTTTTCACTTTGCGAAACGTACACAGTCAAGTATAAAATAACTTCAAAATAA
- a CDS encoding alpha/beta hydrolase, with the protein MLKLYSRLVIVLFLITSCASKKAKFEDYVFKTKSEELKYETAYDKALKLWNIPYTEENVKTTFGTAHVVIAGPKNGKDLVLLHGMDASSTMWYPNIQALAKNHRIYAIDFLMEPGKSNLTAKPLSSEEIAIWYNEIFDHYKLKKFDIIGASRGGWIATLLATQKPNSIDKIVLLSPAQTFKFIDKVGKTTSALMLKLFPSEKKFGKTLTTFSTHPEKISQIYKRQFYLANKYAKSNSSMLKMHPFSDKELQSIQNPVLVLIGDRDVINSDESLKRAQKYLKNSQTKTIKDAGHFLSIDQSKITNDAIINFLE; encoded by the coding sequence ATGTTGAAACTATATTCTCGTTTGGTAATCGTACTATTTTTAATTACAAGTTGTGCTTCTAAAAAAGCAAAATTTGAAGATTATGTTTTTAAAACCAAAAGCGAAGAGCTGAAATATGAAACCGCTTACGATAAAGCTTTAAAACTCTGGAACATCCCTTATACAGAGGAAAACGTTAAAACAACTTTTGGAACAGCACACGTAGTTATTGCAGGGCCAAAAAACGGGAAAGATTTAGTTTTACTTCATGGAATGGATGCAAGCTCTACCATGTGGTATCCAAACATTCAGGCTTTAGCCAAAAACCACCGTATATATGCTATTGACTTTTTGATGGAACCCGGGAAATCTAACTTAACTGCAAAACCTCTTTCGTCTGAAGAAATTGCCATTTGGTATAACGAAATTTTCGATCATTATAAATTAAAGAAATTTGATATTATAGGCGCTTCTCGCGGCGGTTGGATTGCAACATTATTAGCAACACAAAAACCAAATTCGATTGATAAAATCGTTTTGTTAAGTCCAGCGCAAACTTTTAAATTTATTGATAAAGTTGGAAAAACAACGTCAGCTTTGATGCTGAAATTATTTCCAAGTGAAAAGAAATTTGGCAAAACACTGACCACATTTTCTACGCACCCAGAAAAAATAAGCCAGATATACAAAAGGCAGTTTTATCTCGCCAACAAATATGCAAAATCCAATTCGAGCATGCTTAAAATGCATCCATTTTCAGATAAAGAATTACAATCAATTCAAAATCCTGTTTTGGTATTAATTGGTGATAGAGACGTAATTAACTCTGACGAAAGTCTAAAAAGAGCACAAAAATATTTAAAAAACAGCCAAACAAAAACTATAAAAGATGCTGGTCATTTTTTATCGATAGACCAATCTAAAATCACCAATGATGCAATCATTAATTTTTTAGAATAG